The following are encoded in a window of Etheostoma cragini isolate CJK2018 chromosome 7, CSU_Ecrag_1.0, whole genome shotgun sequence genomic DNA:
- the si:ch73-233m11.2 gene encoding NACHT, LRR and PYD domains-containing protein 3 isoform X2 produces MDKETVLTHTLKTDGMSTLLGGELPVSVINNNKYISPLTSEAQATDKNVKDDLLSLDRAIHTALSDEVRTITLVGPKGSGKTTVLEKLVVGWAKGEHLQNFAYVFHFRFRELNYLTGMFSLETLMLHHHGHVPSESVPQLLQKPEDVLFVFDDLDQWNHSLDPSARALCSDPSRAASVSCLVASLLHGSLLKGAASVVATRPTGHLKFLSGTRVELLGFLKPQREAYFKGFFTDPVAAKKAQRHMERTLGFYDICTSPRFCWTVCSVYKFLMDAGAKLPETLTQLYVDILVHLVQTLSLNEACSRELVLALGKMASHCSLDLHSSCTKEEMDSLGFQHFLTSVGVFLRVDGDQLDKRVFSFHSQLMQDFFSVVSFYLDRSTSVGVAKMLEKHKGQAKFVDIFLSGLSEPLQRRPLETLLGELNSNLIMDFKCWFKSSSEATLKGCCKDEHHYCFHLLHQAQNESLVKEIISPSARLGISYGDLRLEDCAALNYVVTCLGEMEQLNLYHTRNPTEEQAEMLAPTMGISHKIILSGSSLSPGAVSHLASALSRGFSKELDLSQTHLGDKKFKVLCSGLRDCKLHTLKLVVCNLTEAICGDLVSVLTSATSQLCVLDMRANQIGDQGFIKLSKMLHSPLCKLQELQLQCCELTGGSMKALSTALCSGQSELRKVDLTQNAIGDRGVEALCKSLRHPLCKLQSLNLFDSELTGACCPYLMEALMSEHCSLSELDLSVNDLGQEGALLLCQALSRPGCPIEKLGLKRCELTQSVFKELSSVLRSGTSQLKSLIVGINAVGDQGVKHLWDAVAHPSCLLEELDVEMTGLTDGCVMDLCAAVRASKTLKSLEVRNNSLTNASVPALLRVMQDSPNMQEINLKYNNFCEEVFNMLNECDKIRY; encoded by the exons ATGGACAAAGAGACTGTGCTAACTCACACCCTGAAGACAGACGGCATGTCAACACTTCTTGGCGGAGAGCTGCCTGTCAGTGTGATTAACAACAATAAGTACATATCCCCGCTGACTTCTGAAGCTCAGGcaacagacaaaaatgtaaaagacgACTTGCTCTCCCTTGATCGTGCCATCCACACGGCTCTGTCTGATGAAGTCAGAACTATAACACTAGTCGGTCCTAAAGGATCTGGTAAAACCACTGTTTTGGAGAAGCTAGTTGTGGGCTGGGCAAAAGGAGAACACCTTCAAAACTTTGCTTATGTTTTCCATTTCCGGTTCAGGGAGTTAAAttatctaactgggatgttttcttTGGAGACATTAATGCTACACCATCACGGTCATGTCCCTTCTGAGTCAGTGCCCCAACTTTTGCAGAAGCCTGAagatgtgttgtttgtgtttgatgatCTCGATCAGTGGAACCACAGCCTGGACCCTTCCGCCCGGGCCCTCTGCTCCGACCCGAGCCGGGCGGCGTCGGTGTCCTGTTTAGTGGCCAGCTTGCTTCACGGATCGCTGCTGAAAGGAGCTGCCTCCGTGGTGGCAACCAGGCCGACGGGACATCTGAAGTTTCTGAGTGGCACCCGGGTGGAGTTGTTGGGGTTTCTGAAGCCACAAAGAGAAGCCTACTTTAAGGGATTCTTCACTGACCCGGTGGCTGCCAAAAAAGCACAAAGGCACATGGAAAGGACTTTAGGCTTTTATGATATTTGCACCTCCCCAAGATTTTGTTGGACAGTTTGTTCTGTTTACAAGTTTCTTATGGATGCCGGAGCTAAACTTCCTGAAACGTTAACTCAGCTGTATGTGGACATCCTGGTCCACCTGGTTCAGACGCTCTCGCTGAACGAGGCCTGCAGCAGAGAACTAGTGTTAGCCCTCGGCAAGATGGCGTCTCATTGCTCCCTTGATTTGCATTCGAGCTGCACCAAAGAGGAAATGGATTCCCTtggttttcaacattttcttaccTCAGTTGGTGTTTTCTTGCGAGTAGATGGCGACCAGTTAGATAAACGTGTCTTCTCCTTCCACTCCCAACTGATGCAGGACTTCTTCTCGGTCGTGTCTTTCTATTTGGACAGGTCAACATCTGTGGGTGTGGCAAAGATGTTGGAAAAGCACAAAGGCCAGGCAAAGTTTGTAGATATCTTCTTGTCAGGGCTCTCGGAGCCACTTCAGCGTAGACCGCTGGAGACCCTGCTGGGGGAGCTGAATTCTAATCTGATCATGGATTTCAAATGTTGGTTTAAAAGCAGCTCAGAGGCGACACTTAAGGGATGCTGTAAAGACGAGCACCACTACTGCTTCCATCTGCTTCATCAAGCTCAAAATGAGAGCTTGGTAAAAGAAATCATCTCCCCCTCGGCACGATTAGGCATCAGTTAtggagacttgagacttgaggACTGCGCAGCTCTGAATTATGTTGTCACTTGCCTTGGTGAGATGGAGCAGTTGAATCTGTATCATACGAGAAATCCGACGGAGGAACAAGCAGAGATGTTGGCTCCAACTATGGGCATATCCCATAAGATAAT CTTGTCAGGCAGTTCCTTGAGTCCTGGCGCTGTCTCTCATCTGGCTTCAGCTCTCAGCAGAGGATTCTCCAAGGAGCTGGATCTCTCTCAAACCCACCTCGGAGATAAGAAGTTCAAAGTTCTCTGCTCTGGACTCAGAGACTGCAAGCTGCACACATTAAA acTTGTAGTATGCAACCTGACAGAGGCAATCTGTGGAGATCTGGTGTCTGTCCTGACCTCAGCCACctctcagctgtgtgtgttggacaTGAGGGCTAATCAGATCGGGGACCAGGGATTCATCAAACTTTCAAAAATGCTGCACAGTCCTCTCTGCAAACTACAGGAGCTcca gctACAATGCTGCGAGTTGACTGGGGGATCCATGAAGGCTTTATCAACAGCTTTGTGTTCAGGCCAATCGGAGCTGAGGAAAGTGGACCTGACACAAAACGCAATTGGTGACAGAGGGGTGGAGGCTTTGTGCAAGTCCCTGCGACACCCACTTTGCAAACTGCAGAGCCTCAA TTTGTTTGATAGCGAGTTGACAGGTGCATGCTGTCCTTATTTGATGGAGGCCTTGATGTCGGAGCACTGCTCTCTGTCAGAGCTGGACCTGTCAGTGAATGATTTGGGCCAAGAGGGGGCGCTGCTGCTCTGCCAAGCCCTCAGTCGACCTGGCTGTCCAATAGAAAAGCTTGG CTTAAAACGATGTGAGTTAACCCAGTCGGTCTTTAAGGAGCTGAGCTCAGTGCTGAGAAGTGGCACTTCTCAACTGAAGTCCCTGATTGTAGGTATAAATGCAGTAGGAGACCAAGGGGTTAAACATCTTTGGGATGCTGTTGCACATCCAAGCTGTCTACTGGAGGAGCTAGA TGTTGAGATGACCGGGTTGACGGACGGCTGCGTTATGGacttgtgtgctgctgtaagaGCCAGTAAGACTTTGAAGAGCCTGGAAGTGAGAAACAACTCACTGACTAACGCCTCTGTCCCAGCCCTCCTCCGGGTCATGCAGGACAGCCCCAACATGCAAGAGATAAA tctaAAGTACAACAACTTCTGTGAAGAAGTTTTCAACATGCTGAACGAGTGTGATAAAATAAGATACTGA
- the abtb1 gene encoding ankyrin repeat and BTB/POZ domain-containing protein 1 — protein MDVYDLFSSCRKGDICRVRYLVEQRDVDLNVRDKWDSTPLYYACLCGHEELVQYLLASGAKCEANTFDGERCMYACLNESVRRLLKDYKCISVRAMQRDDFNYFLHMLLEQGQHSDVKFQVHGQIFMAHRCILSARSDYFTDMFETKWKGKNLITLKHPLINPAAFGAILQYSYTGRMDIDVSLVEDCRRLAKQCKMEDLIEELENKCKQVYDYVSNKPGICVKVLSLEPLSCQLQEEMAQLADCALPIELRVGFGELPFNRVDRFPTYPDICFRVDGFNFLCHKAFFCGRSDYFKALLEDHFSEGEQLQSQPSTPVITLHNISHEIFIHVMYYIYTDDTQLITEIVFDVLCVADMYLLPGLKRLCGKALAKTICEDNVLCMWKMAKLFRLSRLEDHCTEFMAKTIERMVEQAEFAEIIKEDAASLEERHETDSVPLVDEIRYHIASNVQTYSEIEEANQKLEALEELLSSINIDC, from the exons ATGGATGTGTACGATTTGTTTAGTAGTTGCAGAAAGGGCGACATTTGTAGAGTCAG ATACCTCGTTGAACAACGAGACGTGGACCTCAATGTAAGAGATAAGTGGGACAGCACCCCTTT ATATTATGCTTGTCTCTGCGGTCACGAGGAGTTGGTCCAGTACCTGTTGGCTAGTG GTGCCAAGTGTGAAGCCAACACGTTTGATGGCGAGAGGTGTATGTACGCCTGTCTAAACGAATCTGTTCGCCGCCTGCTCAAAGATTACAAGTGTATCAGTGTCCGTGCCATGCAGCGAGACGATTTTAACTACTTTCTGCACAT GTTGCTGGAGCAGGGTCAACACAGTGACGTCAAGTTCCAGGTTCATGGTCAAATATTTATGGCCCACCGATGTATTCTCAGTGCACGCTCCGACTACTTCACTGATATGTTTGAGACCAAATGGAAAGGGAAGAACTTGATCACCCTCAAACACCCGTTG ATCAACCCTGCAGCCTTTGGAGCCATCCTGCAATATTCTTATACAG GACGAATGGACATTGATGTAAGCCTTGTGGAAGACTGCAGACGACTTGCTAAACAGTGCAAAATGGAAGATCTAATTGAGGAGTTGGAGAATAAATGCAAACAGGTGTATGACTATG TGTCCAATAAGCCAGGAATCTGTGTGAAGGTTCTCAGCTTGGAGCCGCTCAGCTGTCAACTTCAGGAGGAAATGGCTCAGTTAGCGGACTGTGCACTTCCCATTGAACTGAGA GTTGGATTTGGTGAACTTCCTTTTAACAGAGTGGACCGCTTCCCTACTTATCCTGACATCTGCTTCAGAGTTGACGGTTTCAACTTCTTGTGTCATAAG GCATTTTTCTGCGGACGTAGTGATTATTTTAAAGCCTTGCTGGAGGACCACTTCAGTGAGGGAGAGCAGCTGCAGTCCCAACCCAGCACCCCAGTGATTACTTTACACAACATTTCCCACGAAATATTCATCCACGTCATGTATTACATCTACACCGATGACACACAG CTAATAACAGAGATCGTGTTTGACGTGCTGTGCGTGGCCGACATGTATCTTCTGCCGGGGCTGAAGCGTCTTTGTGGGAAGGCGCTCGCGAAGACAATATGTGAGGACAACGTTCTGTGCATGTGGAAGATGGCAAAGCTTTTCCGTCTCTCTCGGCTGGAGGACCACTGCACAGAGTTCATGGCTAAGACCATTGAGCGG ATGGTGGAGCAGGCAGAGTTTGCAGAGATCATCAAAGAGGATGCTGCGTCTTTGGAGGAGCGGCACGAGACGGACTCTGTCCCTCTGGTGGACGAAATCCGTTACCATATCGCCAGCAACGTGCAGACGTACAGCGAGATCGAGGAGGCCAATCAGAAACTGGAGGCCTTAGAGGAGCTGCTCTCCAGCATCAATATCGACTGCTAA
- the si:ch73-233m11.2 gene encoding NACHT, LRR and PYD domains-containing protein 3 isoform X3 has product MYSHSRDFTMDKETVLTHTLKTDGMSTLLGGELPVSVINNNKYISPLTSEAQATDKNVKDDLLSLDRAIHTALSDEVRTITLVGPKGSGKTTVLEKLVVGWAKGEHLQNFAYVFHFRFRELNYLTGMFSLETLMLHHHGHVPSESVPQLLQKPEDVLFVFDDLDQWNHSLDPSARALCSDPSRAASVSCLVASLLHGSLLKGAASVVATRPTGHLKFLSGTRVELLGFLKPQREAYFKGFFTDPVAAKKAQRHMERTLGFYDICTSPRFCWTVCSVYKFLMDAGAKLPETLTQLYVDILVHLVQTLSLNEACSRELVLALGKMASHCSLDLHSSCTKEEMDSLGFQHFLTSVGVFLRVDGDQLDKRVFSFHSQLMQDFFSVVSFYLDRSTSVGVAKMLEKHKGQAKFVDIFLSGLSEPLQRRPLETLLGELNSNLIMDFKCWFKSSSEATLKGCCKDEHHYCFHLLHQAQNESLVKEIISPSARLGISYGDLRLEDCAALNYVVTCLGEMEQLNLYHTRNPTEEQAEMLAPTMGISHKIILSGSSLSPGAVSHLASALSRGFSKELDLSQTHLGDKKFKVLCSGLRDCKLHTLKLQCCELTGGSMKALSTALCSGQSELRKVDLTQNAIGDRGVEALCKSLRHPLCKLQSLNLFDSELTGACCPYLMEALMSEHCSLSELDLSVNDLGQEGALLLCQALSRPGCPIEKLGLKRCELTQSVFKELSSVLRSGTSQLKSLIVGINAVGDQGVKHLWDAVAHPSCLLEELDVEMTGLTDGCVMDLCAAVRASKTLKSLEVRNNSLTNASVPALLRVMQDSPNMQEINLKYNNFCEEVFNMLNECDKIRY; this is encoded by the exons ATGTATTCTCACAGCAGGGATTTCACAATGGACAAAGAGACTGTGCTAACTCACACCCTGAAGACAGACGGCATGTCAACACTTCTTGGCGGAGAGCTGCCTGTCAGTGTGATTAACAACAATAAGTACATATCCCCGCTGACTTCTGAAGCTCAGGcaacagacaaaaatgtaaaagacgACTTGCTCTCCCTTGATCGTGCCATCCACACGGCTCTGTCTGATGAAGTCAGAACTATAACACTAGTCGGTCCTAAAGGATCTGGTAAAACCACTGTTTTGGAGAAGCTAGTTGTGGGCTGGGCAAAAGGAGAACACCTTCAAAACTTTGCTTATGTTTTCCATTTCCGGTTCAGGGAGTTAAAttatctaactgggatgttttcttTGGAGACATTAATGCTACACCATCACGGTCATGTCCCTTCTGAGTCAGTGCCCCAACTTTTGCAGAAGCCTGAagatgtgttgtttgtgtttgatgatCTCGATCAGTGGAACCACAGCCTGGACCCTTCCGCCCGGGCCCTCTGCTCCGACCCGAGCCGGGCGGCGTCGGTGTCCTGTTTAGTGGCCAGCTTGCTTCACGGATCGCTGCTGAAAGGAGCTGCCTCCGTGGTGGCAACCAGGCCGACGGGACATCTGAAGTTTCTGAGTGGCACCCGGGTGGAGTTGTTGGGGTTTCTGAAGCCACAAAGAGAAGCCTACTTTAAGGGATTCTTCACTGACCCGGTGGCTGCCAAAAAAGCACAAAGGCACATGGAAAGGACTTTAGGCTTTTATGATATTTGCACCTCCCCAAGATTTTGTTGGACAGTTTGTTCTGTTTACAAGTTTCTTATGGATGCCGGAGCTAAACTTCCTGAAACGTTAACTCAGCTGTATGTGGACATCCTGGTCCACCTGGTTCAGACGCTCTCGCTGAACGAGGCCTGCAGCAGAGAACTAGTGTTAGCCCTCGGCAAGATGGCGTCTCATTGCTCCCTTGATTTGCATTCGAGCTGCACCAAAGAGGAAATGGATTCCCTtggttttcaacattttcttaccTCAGTTGGTGTTTTCTTGCGAGTAGATGGCGACCAGTTAGATAAACGTGTCTTCTCCTTCCACTCCCAACTGATGCAGGACTTCTTCTCGGTCGTGTCTTTCTATTTGGACAGGTCAACATCTGTGGGTGTGGCAAAGATGTTGGAAAAGCACAAAGGCCAGGCAAAGTTTGTAGATATCTTCTTGTCAGGGCTCTCGGAGCCACTTCAGCGTAGACCGCTGGAGACCCTGCTGGGGGAGCTGAATTCTAATCTGATCATGGATTTCAAATGTTGGTTTAAAAGCAGCTCAGAGGCGACACTTAAGGGATGCTGTAAAGACGAGCACCACTACTGCTTCCATCTGCTTCATCAAGCTCAAAATGAGAGCTTGGTAAAAGAAATCATCTCCCCCTCGGCACGATTAGGCATCAGTTAtggagacttgagacttgaggACTGCGCAGCTCTGAATTATGTTGTCACTTGCCTTGGTGAGATGGAGCAGTTGAATCTGTATCATACGAGAAATCCGACGGAGGAACAAGCAGAGATGTTGGCTCCAACTATGGGCATATCCCATAAGATAAT CTTGTCAGGCAGTTCCTTGAGTCCTGGCGCTGTCTCTCATCTGGCTTCAGCTCTCAGCAGAGGATTCTCCAAGGAGCTGGATCTCTCTCAAACCCACCTCGGAGATAAGAAGTTCAAAGTTCTCTGCTCTGGACTCAGAGACTGCAAGCTGCACACATTAAA gctACAATGCTGCGAGTTGACTGGGGGATCCATGAAGGCTTTATCAACAGCTTTGTGTTCAGGCCAATCGGAGCTGAGGAAAGTGGACCTGACACAAAACGCAATTGGTGACAGAGGGGTGGAGGCTTTGTGCAAGTCCCTGCGACACCCACTTTGCAAACTGCAGAGCCTCAA TTTGTTTGATAGCGAGTTGACAGGTGCATGCTGTCCTTATTTGATGGAGGCCTTGATGTCGGAGCACTGCTCTCTGTCAGAGCTGGACCTGTCAGTGAATGATTTGGGCCAAGAGGGGGCGCTGCTGCTCTGCCAAGCCCTCAGTCGACCTGGCTGTCCAATAGAAAAGCTTGG CTTAAAACGATGTGAGTTAACCCAGTCGGTCTTTAAGGAGCTGAGCTCAGTGCTGAGAAGTGGCACTTCTCAACTGAAGTCCCTGATTGTAGGTATAAATGCAGTAGGAGACCAAGGGGTTAAACATCTTTGGGATGCTGTTGCACATCCAAGCTGTCTACTGGAGGAGCTAGA TGTTGAGATGACCGGGTTGACGGACGGCTGCGTTATGGacttgtgtgctgctgtaagaGCCAGTAAGACTTTGAAGAGCCTGGAAGTGAGAAACAACTCACTGACTAACGCCTCTGTCCCAGCCCTCCTCCGGGTCATGCAGGACAGCCCCAACATGCAAGAGATAAA tctaAAGTACAACAACTTCTGTGAAGAAGTTTTCAACATGCTGAACGAGTGTGATAAAATAAGATACTGA
- the LOC117947476 gene encoding keratin, type II cytoskeletal 8-like: protein MHIQSPTTIRPFPSSPVVKSPHSATMSMRTTRNSRQGVRLSLGGFSSMSMGSYSIPKISSGANQKALITAVTVNKSLLTPINIDIDPSFQAVCSQEKEQIKTLNNRFVSFIDKVRHLEQQNKMLETKWKLLQGQTATSSNVEPMLRAYISNLQRQLESLNNDKQKLDMESNAMHKNVDDYKTKYETEIIKKNDAEHEYVILKKDVEASYMSKMKLEDSVCVIRDEFNFLKTLYDEELRELQESLKEISVVVQMNNSRGLNMDQIVSQVKAQYEDIAARSREEAERWHKNKFNQMTAEADQHGNELRSTKGEISELNRMISRLQNEIQAVKAQRINLEDQVAEVEQRGEGAVQNAKARIRDLELALQRAKHDMALQLREYQELMNVKMALDIEISTYRKLLEGEEERLGKDSILNIQTVPTNTVQVDNCRPRRRSAVLIKTVETETRDQTFTIGAH from the exons ATGCACATACAGAGCCCAACTACCATCCGACCCTTTCCATCATCACCAGTAGTGAAATCTCCACACAGCGCAACCATGAGTATGAGGACCACGCGCAACAGCCGCCAAGGTGTACGCTTGTCTTTAGGGGGCTTCAGTAGCATGTCCATGGGATCCTACTCCATCCCCAAGATCAGTAGCGGGGCTAACCAAAAAGCCTTGATTACAGCTGTGACTGTCAACAAGAGCCTGCTCACCCCAATTAACATAGACATCGACCCAAGCTTCCAAGCTGTTTGCAGCCAAGAGAAAGAGCAGATCAAGACGCTCAACAACCGTTTTGTGTCATTCATTGATAAG GTAAGACACCTGGAGCAGCAGAACAAAATGCTGGAAACCAAGTGGAAGCTGTTGCAGGGCCAGACTGCCACCTCCTCTAATGTTGAACCCATGCTGAGGGCCTACATCTCCAACCTCCAAAGGCAGCTGGAGTCTCTcaacaatgacaaacaaaaacttGACATGGAGAGCAATGCCATGCACAAAAATGTGGACGACTACAAGACAAA GTATGAGACAGAGATCATCAAGAAGAATGATGCAGAGCATGAATATGTCATTCTCAAGAAG GATGTAGAGGCAAGCTACATGTCCAAGATGAAACTAgaagacagtgtgtgtgttatccgTGATGAATTCAACTTCCTCAAGACTCTGTATGACGAG GAGCTGCGTGAGCTGCAGGAGAGCCTGAAGGAGATCTCTGTGGTGGTGCAGATGAACAACTCCCGTGGCCTTAATATGGATCAGATTGTGTCTCAGGTGAAGGCTCAGTATGAGGACATTGCTGCCCGCAGCCGTGAAGAAGCTGAAAGATGGCACAAAAACAAG TTTAACCAGATGACTGCAGAAGCCGACCAACACGGCAATGAGCTGCGTAGCACAAAGGGGGAAATATCTGAGCTCAACCGAATGATCAGCCGCTTGCAGAATGAGATCCAGGCTGTAAAGGCACAG CGTATCAACCTTGAGGACCAGGTAGCCGAAGTGGAGCAGCGTGGGGAGGGGGCCGTGCAGAATGCCAAGGCTCGCATCAGGGACCTGGAGCTGGCTCTGCAGCGGGCCAAGCACGACATGGCTCTGCAGCTCAGAGAGTACCAGGAGCtcatgaatgtgaaaatggCACTGGACATAGAGATCTCCACCTACAGGAAGTtgctggagggagaggaggagag ACTTGGAAAGGACTCTATTCTCAACATCCAAACAGTCCCCACCAACA CCGTCCAGGTTGACAACTGCAGGCCACGAAGACGAAGTGCAGTTCTCATCAAGACAGTGGAGACCGAGACCCGTGACCAAACATTCACCATTGGAGCACATTAG
- the si:ch73-233m11.2 gene encoding NACHT, LRR and PYD domains-containing protein 3 isoform X1 — MYSHSRDFTMDKETVLTHTLKTDGMSTLLGGELPVSVINNNKYISPLTSEAQATDKNVKDDLLSLDRAIHTALSDEVRTITLVGPKGSGKTTVLEKLVVGWAKGEHLQNFAYVFHFRFRELNYLTGMFSLETLMLHHHGHVPSESVPQLLQKPEDVLFVFDDLDQWNHSLDPSARALCSDPSRAASVSCLVASLLHGSLLKGAASVVATRPTGHLKFLSGTRVELLGFLKPQREAYFKGFFTDPVAAKKAQRHMERTLGFYDICTSPRFCWTVCSVYKFLMDAGAKLPETLTQLYVDILVHLVQTLSLNEACSRELVLALGKMASHCSLDLHSSCTKEEMDSLGFQHFLTSVGVFLRVDGDQLDKRVFSFHSQLMQDFFSVVSFYLDRSTSVGVAKMLEKHKGQAKFVDIFLSGLSEPLQRRPLETLLGELNSNLIMDFKCWFKSSSEATLKGCCKDEHHYCFHLLHQAQNESLVKEIISPSARLGISYGDLRLEDCAALNYVVTCLGEMEQLNLYHTRNPTEEQAEMLAPTMGISHKIILSGSSLSPGAVSHLASALSRGFSKELDLSQTHLGDKKFKVLCSGLRDCKLHTLKLVVCNLTEAICGDLVSVLTSATSQLCVLDMRANQIGDQGFIKLSKMLHSPLCKLQELQLQCCELTGGSMKALSTALCSGQSELRKVDLTQNAIGDRGVEALCKSLRHPLCKLQSLNLFDSELTGACCPYLMEALMSEHCSLSELDLSVNDLGQEGALLLCQALSRPGCPIEKLGLKRCELTQSVFKELSSVLRSGTSQLKSLIVGINAVGDQGVKHLWDAVAHPSCLLEELDVEMTGLTDGCVMDLCAAVRASKTLKSLEVRNNSLTNASVPALLRVMQDSPNMQEINLKYNNFCEEVFNMLNECDKIRY, encoded by the exons ATGTATTCTCACAGCAGGGATTTCACAATGGACAAAGAGACTGTGCTAACTCACACCCTGAAGACAGACGGCATGTCAACACTTCTTGGCGGAGAGCTGCCTGTCAGTGTGATTAACAACAATAAGTACATATCCCCGCTGACTTCTGAAGCTCAGGcaacagacaaaaatgtaaaagacgACTTGCTCTCCCTTGATCGTGCCATCCACACGGCTCTGTCTGATGAAGTCAGAACTATAACACTAGTCGGTCCTAAAGGATCTGGTAAAACCACTGTTTTGGAGAAGCTAGTTGTGGGCTGGGCAAAAGGAGAACACCTTCAAAACTTTGCTTATGTTTTCCATTTCCGGTTCAGGGAGTTAAAttatctaactgggatgttttcttTGGAGACATTAATGCTACACCATCACGGTCATGTCCCTTCTGAGTCAGTGCCCCAACTTTTGCAGAAGCCTGAagatgtgttgtttgtgtttgatgatCTCGATCAGTGGAACCACAGCCTGGACCCTTCCGCCCGGGCCCTCTGCTCCGACCCGAGCCGGGCGGCGTCGGTGTCCTGTTTAGTGGCCAGCTTGCTTCACGGATCGCTGCTGAAAGGAGCTGCCTCCGTGGTGGCAACCAGGCCGACGGGACATCTGAAGTTTCTGAGTGGCACCCGGGTGGAGTTGTTGGGGTTTCTGAAGCCACAAAGAGAAGCCTACTTTAAGGGATTCTTCACTGACCCGGTGGCTGCCAAAAAAGCACAAAGGCACATGGAAAGGACTTTAGGCTTTTATGATATTTGCACCTCCCCAAGATTTTGTTGGACAGTTTGTTCTGTTTACAAGTTTCTTATGGATGCCGGAGCTAAACTTCCTGAAACGTTAACTCAGCTGTATGTGGACATCCTGGTCCACCTGGTTCAGACGCTCTCGCTGAACGAGGCCTGCAGCAGAGAACTAGTGTTAGCCCTCGGCAAGATGGCGTCTCATTGCTCCCTTGATTTGCATTCGAGCTGCACCAAAGAGGAAATGGATTCCCTtggttttcaacattttcttaccTCAGTTGGTGTTTTCTTGCGAGTAGATGGCGACCAGTTAGATAAACGTGTCTTCTCCTTCCACTCCCAACTGATGCAGGACTTCTTCTCGGTCGTGTCTTTCTATTTGGACAGGTCAACATCTGTGGGTGTGGCAAAGATGTTGGAAAAGCACAAAGGCCAGGCAAAGTTTGTAGATATCTTCTTGTCAGGGCTCTCGGAGCCACTTCAGCGTAGACCGCTGGAGACCCTGCTGGGGGAGCTGAATTCTAATCTGATCATGGATTTCAAATGTTGGTTTAAAAGCAGCTCAGAGGCGACACTTAAGGGATGCTGTAAAGACGAGCACCACTACTGCTTCCATCTGCTTCATCAAGCTCAAAATGAGAGCTTGGTAAAAGAAATCATCTCCCCCTCGGCACGATTAGGCATCAGTTAtggagacttgagacttgaggACTGCGCAGCTCTGAATTATGTTGTCACTTGCCTTGGTGAGATGGAGCAGTTGAATCTGTATCATACGAGAAATCCGACGGAGGAACAAGCAGAGATGTTGGCTCCAACTATGGGCATATCCCATAAGATAAT CTTGTCAGGCAGTTCCTTGAGTCCTGGCGCTGTCTCTCATCTGGCTTCAGCTCTCAGCAGAGGATTCTCCAAGGAGCTGGATCTCTCTCAAACCCACCTCGGAGATAAGAAGTTCAAAGTTCTCTGCTCTGGACTCAGAGACTGCAAGCTGCACACATTAAA acTTGTAGTATGCAACCTGACAGAGGCAATCTGTGGAGATCTGGTGTCTGTCCTGACCTCAGCCACctctcagctgtgtgtgttggacaTGAGGGCTAATCAGATCGGGGACCAGGGATTCATCAAACTTTCAAAAATGCTGCACAGTCCTCTCTGCAAACTACAGGAGCTcca gctACAATGCTGCGAGTTGACTGGGGGATCCATGAAGGCTTTATCAACAGCTTTGTGTTCAGGCCAATCGGAGCTGAGGAAAGTGGACCTGACACAAAACGCAATTGGTGACAGAGGGGTGGAGGCTTTGTGCAAGTCCCTGCGACACCCACTTTGCAAACTGCAGAGCCTCAA TTTGTTTGATAGCGAGTTGACAGGTGCATGCTGTCCTTATTTGATGGAGGCCTTGATGTCGGAGCACTGCTCTCTGTCAGAGCTGGACCTGTCAGTGAATGATTTGGGCCAAGAGGGGGCGCTGCTGCTCTGCCAAGCCCTCAGTCGACCTGGCTGTCCAATAGAAAAGCTTGG CTTAAAACGATGTGAGTTAACCCAGTCGGTCTTTAAGGAGCTGAGCTCAGTGCTGAGAAGTGGCACTTCTCAACTGAAGTCCCTGATTGTAGGTATAAATGCAGTAGGAGACCAAGGGGTTAAACATCTTTGGGATGCTGTTGCACATCCAAGCTGTCTACTGGAGGAGCTAGA TGTTGAGATGACCGGGTTGACGGACGGCTGCGTTATGGacttgtgtgctgctgtaagaGCCAGTAAGACTTTGAAGAGCCTGGAAGTGAGAAACAACTCACTGACTAACGCCTCTGTCCCAGCCCTCCTCCGGGTCATGCAGGACAGCCCCAACATGCAAGAGATAAA tctaAAGTACAACAACTTCTGTGAAGAAGTTTTCAACATGCTGAACGAGTGTGATAAAATAAGATACTGA